The following proteins are encoded in a genomic region of Streptomyces collinus Tu 365:
- a CDS encoding class I adenylate-forming enzyme family protein: MKLLHDLIDTAARRAPHAPAVTTSHDGLTHGELAVASRAAAHWLRGLGARRGERVVVVAPSTVEVAVLVYAASRIGAPFALLHEQTRGRALAHVLDDAEPVLLLADDEDARRLAAERGITAARLSDVPRGPESTPGRSGPAAGERGGDAPLPVDPVCLIYTSGTTAAPKAVVSTHQQALFAVHAIQGELRYRPDDVVYSPLPLSFDYGLYQVFLGALSGAAVRLGLPAEVGATLLRNIEAARATVLASVPAVAETLAKLVRRSPGHGLRLRLLTNTGAAMPPQPLAVLRAAVPGLRVQLMFGLTECKRAAINPPDADLEHPGSCGRALPGTEIYAAGPDGERLPAGETGELVVRGPHVMAGYWRRPELTAQRFPRREGLFPELRTGDHGWLDEHGFVHFAGRRDDIYKERGFRVSATEVEAAARRVDGVEQAAVLPPADGAPAVLVVVGDRGPADVLDAMREEIEEFKVPGRCVPLPALPLTRNGKVDRKTLAQEVASLV, translated from the coding sequence GTGAAGCTGCTGCACGATCTGATCGACACCGCGGCGCGCCGCGCGCCGCACGCGCCCGCCGTCACCACCTCGCACGACGGCCTGACCCACGGTGAACTCGCCGTCGCCAGCCGGGCGGCCGCCCACTGGCTGCGCGGCCTCGGGGCCCGCCGCGGGGAACGCGTCGTGGTGGTGGCCCCCTCCACCGTCGAGGTCGCCGTCCTCGTCTATGCCGCCTCCCGGATCGGCGCCCCCTTCGCTCTGCTGCACGAACAGACCCGCGGGCGGGCCCTGGCTCACGTCCTGGACGACGCCGAACCCGTCCTCCTGCTCGCCGACGACGAGGACGCCCGGCGCCTGGCCGCCGAGCGGGGCATCACCGCCGCCCGCCTCTCGGACGTCCCGCGCGGCCCGGAGTCGACGCCCGGCCGGTCCGGGCCGGCCGCCGGCGAGCGGGGCGGCGACGCTCCGCTCCCGGTCGACCCGGTCTGCCTGATCTACACCTCCGGCACCACGGCAGCCCCGAAAGCCGTGGTCAGCACCCACCAGCAGGCGCTGTTCGCCGTCCACGCCATCCAGGGCGAACTGCGCTACCGCCCCGACGACGTGGTCTACAGCCCCCTTCCCCTCTCCTTCGACTACGGCCTCTACCAGGTGTTCCTCGGCGCCCTGAGCGGGGCCGCGGTACGGCTCGGGCTGCCCGCCGAGGTCGGGGCCACCCTGCTGCGCAACATCGAGGCCGCGCGCGCCACCGTCCTGGCCTCCGTGCCCGCCGTCGCCGAGACCCTGGCCAAGCTGGTGCGCCGCTCGCCCGGCCACGGCCTGCGGCTGCGGCTGCTCACCAACACCGGCGCCGCGATGCCCCCGCAGCCCCTCGCCGTGCTGCGGGCCGCCGTCCCGGGGCTGCGGGTGCAGCTCATGTTCGGGCTCACCGAGTGCAAACGCGCCGCCATCAACCCGCCGGACGCGGACCTGGAGCACCCCGGCAGCTGCGGCCGGGCCCTGCCCGGGACCGAGATCTACGCGGCCGGCCCGGACGGGGAGCGGCTGCCCGCGGGCGAGACGGGCGAACTGGTGGTGCGCGGGCCGCACGTCATGGCCGGCTACTGGCGCCGCCCCGAGCTGACCGCCCAGCGGTTCCCGCGCCGCGAGGGGCTCTTCCCCGAGCTGCGCACCGGCGATCACGGATGGCTCGACGAACACGGTTTCGTCCACTTCGCCGGCCGCCGCGACGACATCTACAAGGAGCGCGGATTCAGGGTCAGCGCCACCGAGGTGGAGGCCGCCGCCCGGCGCGTGGACGGCGTCGAACAGGCCGCCGTCCTGCCGCCGGCCGACGGCGCGCCCGCGGTCCTGGTGGTGGTCGGCGACCGCGGCCCCGCGGACGTCCTGGACGCCATGCGCGAGGAGATCGAGGAGTTCAAGGTGCCCGGCCGCTGCGTGCCGCTGCCCGCCCTGCCCCTGACCCGCAACGGCAAGGTCGACCGCAAGACCCTCGCCCAGGAGGTGGCCAGCCTTGTCTGA
- a CDS encoding phosphopantetheine-binding protein, with the protein MDAMFQNVLRDHLPRLLQQPLTDDTRLRDAGLDSMKSVDLLFAIEDELGVSLPDDDLNEETFATAGSLWRAVDAARTAEAVA; encoded by the coding sequence ATGGACGCCATGTTCCAGAACGTGCTCCGCGACCACCTGCCCCGCCTGCTGCAGCAGCCGCTCACCGACGACACCCGGCTGCGCGATGCGGGACTGGACTCCATGAAGTCGGTCGACCTGCTGTTCGCCATCGAGGACGAGCTGGGCGTCTCGCTGCCCGACGACGACCTCAACGAGGAGACCTTCGCGACCGCCGGCTCGCTGTGGCGGGCCGTGGACGCCGCGCGCACCGCCGAGGCGGTCGCGTGA
- a CDS encoding acyl-CoA dehydrogenase family protein encodes MPDLAELLERGGPGPVADSGPAGGSGRRLWARLGAAGALRDIYREGLPERGVIPDRLGDLIVRAEAQEDAGALLSVCVQAATVLPLLAEAGRRGPAAADVARRMLEGRCVVALAATDSGPGSDLTALTTHVEETDAGTVLRGSKRWITNAVHADLLLVLARRRPGPHFTHFTWYLVPADDPRVRVEAAEGPYFTGSGTGHIHLDGVPVLAGEPVGGAGRGLALFARHIAVERLAGGLWAAAVCRRALADTRDRLARRGLWEQPAIRQRLAGALVRTRQLQALVQVSGAAVAAEHDHTGAALVKAAAGETADHVLGVCAHLCGADGFAAAGMQHRRAQAALFGIAGGSTETVLGSVADQAQALLARPGGAAW; translated from the coding sequence TTGCCTGACCTCGCAGAGCTCCTGGAGCGCGGCGGTCCCGGGCCGGTAGCGGATTCCGGGCCGGCCGGCGGATCCGGCCGGCGGTTGTGGGCACGGCTGGGTGCGGCGGGCGCTCTGCGCGACATCTACCGGGAGGGGCTGCCCGAGCGCGGGGTGATCCCCGACCGGCTCGGCGATCTGATCGTGCGCGCCGAGGCGCAGGAGGACGCCGGAGCCCTGCTGTCGGTCTGCGTCCAGGCCGCTACCGTGCTGCCGCTGCTGGCGGAGGCGGGCCGGCGCGGGCCGGCCGCGGCGGACGTCGCCCGGCGGATGCTCGAGGGCCGGTGTGTGGTGGCCCTGGCCGCCACCGACAGCGGCCCCGGCTCGGACCTCACCGCGCTGACGACACACGTCGAGGAGACAGACGCCGGCACCGTGCTGCGCGGCAGCAAACGCTGGATCACCAACGCGGTCCACGCCGACCTGCTGCTCGTCCTGGCCCGCCGTCGTCCCGGCCCCCACTTCACGCATTTCACCTGGTACCTCGTGCCCGCCGACGACCCGCGGGTACGCGTCGAGGCGGCGGAGGGCCCCTACTTCACCGGGTCCGGCACCGGGCACATCCACCTCGACGGCGTCCCGGTACTCGCCGGCGAGCCGGTCGGCGGCGCGGGGCGCGGACTGGCCCTGTTCGCCCGGCACATCGCGGTGGAACGCCTCGCCGGCGGTCTGTGGGCGGCCGCGGTCTGCCGCCGGGCGCTCGCCGACACCCGGGACCGGCTGGCGCGGCGCGGCTTGTGGGAACAGCCCGCGATCCGCCAGCGGCTCGCCGGCGCCCTGGTCCGCACCCGGCAACTGCAGGCGCTGGTGCAGGTGTCGGGGGCCGCTGTGGCCGCCGAGCACGACCACACCGGTGCGGCGCTGGTGAAGGCGGCGGCCGGGGAGACGGCCGACCACGTCCTCGGCGTGTGCGCGCACCTGTGCGGTGCGGACGGCTTCGCCGCCGCGGGCATGCAGCACCGGCGCGCGCAGGCCGCGCTGTTCGGGATCGCCGGCGGCAGCACCGAGACCGTCCTGGGCTCCGTCGCCGACCAGGCGCAGGCGCTGCTGGCCCGGCCCGGCGGGGCGGCGTGGTGA
- a CDS encoding TrpB-like pyridoxal phosphate-dependent enzyme, with amino-acid sequence MSEVPRRWRSVLPHLKQPLPADRTQHSGTDGGIVQANLPMELVRQSVRPREYWDIPEEVADAYRRFRPTPLWRARAFEKAVGARVPVWVKYEGGNISGSHKLNTALAQAYYYHRAGVEELVTGTGAGQWGTALAAACARFGMRCTVFMVGTSLERKPYRGVLMRMLGARVISSPSTLTEVARSGRSAGNSLSLAIGEAVEYAARTNGAAFCIGSGETYSILHQSVIGLEAIDQLAEEGGEVDAVVGCVGAGSNFGGIALPFYAAAAAEGTEAPALIAAESSTTPKLTRGVYAYDRTDATGTSPLEAMYTVGSDYGIPDSHSAGLRYHGAAKLVSAMRHAGQVRATAVDQVAALAAGRAFTTSEMTLPAPESGHALAAAALAAGDGGGDGDAPRARTGVLVCVSGHGYLDLGAYQQFLEGELADRAPDPAAIADAVAGLARIDAAADAETAPGRITVAAAGRPTGAPAGLEEVR; translated from the coding sequence ATGAGCGAGGTCCCCCGCCGCTGGCGCAGCGTCCTTCCCCACCTCAAGCAGCCACTGCCGGCCGACCGCACCCAGCACTCCGGCACCGACGGAGGCATCGTGCAGGCGAACCTGCCGATGGAACTCGTCCGCCAGAGCGTGCGGCCGCGCGAGTACTGGGACATCCCCGAGGAGGTCGCCGACGCCTACCGGCGTTTTCGCCCCACCCCGCTGTGGCGGGCCCGCGCCTTCGAGAAGGCGGTGGGCGCCCGGGTGCCGGTCTGGGTGAAGTACGAGGGCGGCAACATCTCCGGCAGCCACAAGCTCAACACCGCGCTCGCCCAGGCCTACTACTACCACCGGGCGGGCGTCGAAGAGCTGGTCACCGGCACCGGCGCCGGCCAGTGGGGCACCGCGCTGGCCGCCGCCTGCGCCCGCTTCGGCATGCGCTGCACCGTCTTCATGGTCGGCACCAGCCTGGAACGCAAGCCCTACCGGGGCGTGTTGATGCGGATGCTCGGCGCGCGCGTCATCTCCAGCCCCAGCACCCTCACCGAGGTCGCCCGCTCCGGCCGGTCGGCGGGCAACAGCCTCTCGCTCGCGATCGGCGAGGCCGTCGAGTACGCCGCCCGCACCAACGGGGCGGCGTTCTGCATCGGCAGCGGTGAGACGTACAGCATCCTGCACCAGTCCGTGATCGGCCTGGAGGCCATCGACCAGCTCGCCGAGGAGGGGGGCGAGGTCGACGCCGTGGTCGGCTGCGTCGGAGCGGGCTCCAACTTCGGCGGCATCGCCCTGCCCTTTTACGCCGCGGCCGCCGCCGAGGGCACCGAAGCACCGGCACTGATCGCGGCGGAGTCCAGCACGACCCCCAAGCTCACCCGCGGCGTGTACGCCTACGACCGCACGGACGCCACCGGAACGTCCCCGCTGGAGGCCATGTACACCGTCGGCAGCGACTACGGCATTCCCGACTCCCATTCCGCGGGCCTGCGTTACCACGGTGCCGCCAAACTCGTCTCCGCGATGCGGCACGCGGGACAGGTCCGTGCGACCGCCGTCGACCAGGTCGCCGCCCTCGCCGCGGGCCGTGCCTTCACCACGTCGGAGATGACGCTGCCCGCCCCCGAGTCCGGACACGCCCTGGCCGCCGCCGCCTTGGCGGCGGGCGACGGCGGCGGGGACGGTGACGCCCCCCGCGCCCGCACCGGAGTCCTGGTCTGCGTGAGCGGCCACGGCTACCTGGACCTCGGCGCCTACCAGCAGTTCCTCGAGGGCGAGTTGGCCGACCGCGCGCCCGACCCGGCGGCGATCGCCGATGCCGTCGCGGGCCTGGCCCGTATCGACGCGGCCGCGGACGCCGAGACGGCGCCCGGCCGGATCACGGTCGCGGCGGCCGGACGGCCGACGGGCGCACCCGCCGGTCTCGAGGAGGTGCGGTGA
- a CDS encoding Orn/DAP/Arg decarboxylase 2 has product MSDPTTAVLADTARPGAVAAPGLLTAAVGAALEAGAETPCYVYDLARVRENAARLRGALPEPGDLYYSLKANSHPGVLRTLRQAGTLPEVCSPGELDAALDAGWDAGQVLYTGPGKRDQDIERALEKGVREFCADSPTGLDQLDRLAGRAGVRTRTLLRVNDDRPAAGQGLAMTGVASQFGADTRWIAEEPERFGDRPHAEVTGLHLYMGTNLTHVPDLLAQFRQSLTTAGRLRAVLAPHTARLDTTLDLGGGFGAPFAKEGEATDLTGLREGLAELLDAGAPGWRDGTPRPAYESGRHLVGDAGTLLTRVLDVKRSHGRDVAVLESGINHLGGMAGLRRLPPLNPTLVTGAAGRGEPRPTLVTGPLCTPLDTWARQAPLPALRPGDLLAVPNVGAYGLSASLLAFLGHPAPLEVAVDGDAAPHLTRLTLTRKG; this is encoded by the coding sequence TTGTCTGACCCGACCACCGCCGTCCTGGCGGACACCGCCCGGCCCGGCGCCGTGGCCGCCCCCGGCCTCCTGACCGCGGCGGTCGGCGCCGCGCTGGAGGCGGGCGCCGAGACCCCGTGCTACGTGTACGACCTCGCGCGCGTCCGGGAGAACGCCGCCCGGCTGCGCGGGGCCCTGCCCGAGCCGGGCGACCTCTACTACTCCCTCAAGGCCAACTCCCACCCCGGCGTCCTGCGCACCCTCAGGCAGGCCGGGACCCTGCCCGAAGTGTGCTCCCCCGGCGAACTCGACGCCGCGCTCGACGCCGGCTGGGACGCCGGGCAGGTCCTGTACACCGGGCCCGGCAAACGCGACCAGGACATCGAGCGGGCGCTGGAGAAGGGGGTCCGCGAGTTCTGCGCCGACTCCCCCACCGGCCTCGACCAGCTGGACCGGCTCGCCGGCCGGGCGGGGGTGCGGACACGGACGCTGCTGCGCGTCAACGACGACCGTCCCGCCGCCGGGCAGGGCCTGGCCATGACCGGGGTCGCCTCCCAGTTCGGCGCCGACACACGGTGGATCGCCGAGGAACCGGAGCGCTTCGGGGACCGGCCCCACGCCGAGGTCACCGGCCTGCACCTCTACATGGGCACCAACCTCACCCACGTACCCGACCTGCTGGCGCAGTTCCGGCAGTCCCTCACCACGGCCGGCCGGCTGCGCGCCGTCCTGGCCCCGCACACCGCGCGGCTGGACACCACCCTCGACCTGGGCGGCGGCTTCGGCGCCCCCTTCGCCAAGGAGGGTGAGGCCACCGACCTGACCGGCCTGCGCGAAGGGCTCGCCGAACTCCTCGACGCCGGCGCACCCGGCTGGCGTGACGGCACCCCCCGCCCGGCATACGAGTCCGGCCGTCACCTGGTGGGCGACGCCGGCACGCTGCTCACCCGGGTCCTCGACGTGAAACGGTCGCACGGCCGGGACGTCGCCGTCCTGGAGTCCGGCATCAACCACCTCGGCGGCATGGCCGGCCTGCGCCGCCTGCCACCGCTCAACCCGACCCTGGTCACCGGCGCGGCAGGACGCGGCGAACCGCGGCCCACCCTGGTCACCGGCCCCCTGTGCACCCCGCTGGACACCTGGGCGCGCCAGGCGCCGCTGCCCGCGCTGCGCCCCGGCGACCTGCTCGCCGTCCCCAATGTCGGCGCCTACGGGCTGTCCGCCAGCCTGCTCGCCTTCCTGGGCCATCCCGCCCCGCTCGAAGTCGCCGTCGACGGCGACGCCGCACCGCACCTGACCCGTCTCACCCTCACCCGGAAGGGCTGA
- a CDS encoding acyl carrier protein yields the protein MSAPAVPRTAPPADLCADLLDCLQVNLAWLARAEYGVSPLVLGARLEFAPRDAGPGRLPTVDPATGTHLERSAAALGLSLTKARTLPPCAAALPAGPGTLYVVADAYHLPWVPYHGHAHMDHSFLLDRDAAGRAVVRDGYHNDTPYGPARPGIWTLTEKELAQALCDGARVHRTSRAGAPQEATAVVAATAAAVESYVRAYREHPDRQEALARLTLETWLLARARRLHAAHRAAAGDVAPAVAQHLTAWGKLAEHTFLAHRRVQRGRPEPAGPLERLAELLHADSQVFTAPYPVREAAPATGDVARAATGLPDTDAVRRAVAEEAAAVLRVPAAELLAGRPLTGIPGFGSFRMVDIVERIEQRLGIEFDADDLVPEHLHDLDGLCRITARAHRETP from the coding sequence GTGAGCGCCCCCGCCGTCCCGCGGACCGCCCCGCCGGCGGACCTGTGCGCCGACCTCCTGGACTGCCTCCAGGTCAACCTGGCCTGGCTGGCCCGCGCCGAGTACGGGGTCTCGCCGCTCGTCCTCGGCGCGCGCCTGGAGTTCGCGCCGCGCGACGCCGGCCCCGGCCGCCTGCCGACCGTCGATCCGGCCACCGGCACCCACCTGGAACGCAGTGCCGCTGCGCTCGGGCTGTCGCTCACCAAGGCGCGCACCCTCCCTCCCTGCGCCGCCGCCCTGCCGGCCGGCCCCGGCACCCTGTACGTGGTCGCCGACGCCTACCACCTGCCCTGGGTGCCGTACCACGGCCACGCCCACATGGACCACAGCTTCCTGCTCGACAGGGACGCCGCCGGGCGGGCCGTGGTGCGCGACGGCTACCACAACGACACCCCCTACGGTCCGGCCCGGCCCGGCATCTGGACCCTCACCGAGAAGGAACTCGCCCAGGCGCTGTGCGACGGCGCGCGCGTCCACCGCACGTCCCGCGCCGGGGCGCCGCAGGAGGCCACCGCGGTCGTGGCGGCCACGGCGGCGGCCGTCGAGTCGTACGTGCGCGCCTACCGCGAGCACCCCGACCGGCAAGAGGCCCTCGCCCGACTCACCCTGGAGACCTGGCTGCTGGCCCGGGCCCGGCGGCTGCACGCCGCACACCGGGCCGCCGCCGGCGACGTGGCACCGGCCGTCGCACAGCACCTGACGGCCTGGGGCAAACTGGCCGAGCACACCTTCCTGGCCCACCGCCGCGTCCAGCGCGGCCGGCCGGAACCCGCCGGCCCGCTGGAGAGGCTCGCCGAACTCCTGCACGCCGACTCCCAGGTGTTCACCGCGCCGTACCCGGTGCGCGAGGCCGCCCCGGCCACCGGCGACGTCGCCAGGGCGGCCACCGGCCTGCCGGACACGGACGCGGTGCGCAGGGCCGTCGCCGAAGAAGCCGCCGCCGTGCTGCGCGTGCCCGCCGCCGAGCTGCTGGCGGGCCGCCCGCTGACCGGGATACCGGGCTTCGGCTCCTTCCGGATGGTCGACATCGTCGAGCGGATCGAGCAACGGCTGGGCATCGAGTTCGACGCCGACGATCTCGTCCCCGAACACCTCCACGACCTCGACGGCCTGTGCCGCATCACCGCCCGCGCCCACCGGGAGACGCCGTGA
- a CDS encoding 4'-phosphopantetheinyl transferase family protein, whose protein sequence is MSAAPAPARPGPPGRPAGDVTVEAAPGVWVAWARTAAVSEHPADLADVRGRPRWRRRQSLAARGLLRALLAEVCPGTEGVALSADVRGRPALQGLPALGVSLSHDGPSGTSGDLGGDLVAAAVAPGRRVGVDVQLPPGPDVPAGLVRRCLRERAGELSSLPAGRRALEFAWVWTVQEACVKADGTGIAGRPWSLDIPVRPGTGTLGDLTWIALRHLSVHPVSCAFGDLRAR, encoded by the coding sequence GTGAGCGCCGCCCCGGCCCCGGCGCGCCCGGGCCCGCCCGGCCGGCCGGCCGGTGACGTCACCGTCGAGGCGGCGCCCGGTGTGTGGGTGGCCTGGGCGCGTACGGCCGCGGTGAGCGAGCACCCCGCCGACCTGGCGGACGTGCGCGGCCGGCCCCGGTGGCGGCGGCGCCAGTCCCTCGCCGCCCGGGGACTGCTGCGTGCTCTGCTCGCCGAGGTGTGTCCCGGGACCGAGGGCGTCGCGCTGAGCGCCGACGTCCGCGGCCGGCCCGCGCTGCAGGGGCTGCCCGCTCTGGGCGTCAGCCTCTCCCACGACGGCCCGTCCGGCACCTCCGGCGACTTGGGCGGTGACCTGGTGGCCGCGGCCGTGGCCCCCGGCCGGCGTGTGGGCGTGGACGTGCAGTTGCCGCCCGGCCCGGATGTGCCGGCCGGCCTGGTCCGCCGGTGTCTGCGCGAACGCGCCGGCGAGCTGTCCTCGCTGCCGGCCGGGCGCCGCGCCCTGGAGTTCGCCTGGGTGTGGACGGTGCAGGAGGCCTGTGTGAAGGCCGACGGCACCGGTATCGCCGGCCGCCCGTGGTCCCTCGACATCCCGGTGCGGCCCGGCACCGGCACCCTGGGCGATCTCACCTGGATCGCCCTGCGTCACCTCAGCGTCCATCCCGTGAGTTGCGCCTTTGGAGATCTCCGTGCCCGCTGA
- a CDS encoding acyl-CoA dehydrogenase family protein, producing the protein MSTAPTAPAPVTGAAGRGRAPLVLAPLVEEAAEVTAAHARRTDTEAVFPLEALDSLRRTRLLGLLVPSADGGLGGRLGDMLTATRRLGREDMSLAMVFAMHCQQVAALAQHANGTLRGELLPRIGAGEVYLASVTTEAGKGGALLSATAPLQQREGDLLLDRFAPIVTGGAHADGFLVTMRSPHSDSEHDVSLVYADRSQLEVACAGGWDPHGMRASHSGALHLRGSVPGHQVVGEHGRFRDIVTHTFGPLAHLGWSAAWLGTAEGALARTVAMLRSGRTRGGALLDSELLLTRLARVRHRLEAVAALLARTLDAVLHEDVSRPRVQLLVNGLKVTASEQCHAAVQELVDAVGLRHGYLRDSPLALERALRDLRSASLNFSNDRLLLADGRLTLLDPEVRLA; encoded by the coding sequence GTGAGCACCGCCCCCACCGCGCCCGCCCCGGTCACCGGCGCGGCCGGCCGGGGCCGGGCCCCCCTCGTCCTCGCGCCCCTGGTCGAGGAGGCGGCCGAGGTCACCGCGGCCCACGCGCGGCGCACCGACACCGAAGCCGTGTTCCCCCTCGAGGCGCTCGACTCACTGCGCCGCACCCGGCTGCTCGGCCTGCTCGTGCCGAGCGCCGACGGCGGACTCGGCGGCCGGCTGGGCGACATGCTCACCGCCACCCGGCGCCTGGGCCGCGAGGACATGTCGCTCGCCATGGTCTTCGCGATGCACTGCCAGCAGGTGGCCGCCCTGGCCCAGCACGCGAACGGCACGCTGCGCGGGGAACTCCTGCCCCGGATCGGGGCGGGCGAGGTGTATCTGGCGTCGGTCACCACCGAAGCCGGCAAGGGCGGTGCGCTCCTCAGCGCCACCGCGCCCCTCCAACAGCGCGAGGGCGACCTGCTCCTCGACCGCTTCGCGCCGATCGTCACCGGCGGTGCCCACGCGGACGGCTTCCTCGTCACCATGCGCAGCCCCCACTCCGACAGCGAGCACGACGTCTCGCTGGTGTACGCCGACCGCAGCCAGCTCGAGGTGGCCTGTGCCGGCGGCTGGGACCCGCACGGCATGCGGGCCAGCCACAGCGGCGCGCTCCACCTGCGCGGCAGCGTTCCCGGCCACCAGGTCGTCGGGGAGCACGGCCGTTTCCGTGACATCGTCACGCACACCTTCGGCCCGCTCGCCCACCTCGGCTGGAGCGCCGCCTGGCTGGGCACGGCCGAGGGCGCACTGGCCCGCACCGTCGCCATGCTGCGCTCCGGCCGCACCCGCGGCGGCGCCCTGCTCGACTCCGAGCTGCTGCTCACCCGGCTCGCCCGGGTACGCCACCGTCTGGAGGCCGTCGCCGCGCTGCTGGCCCGCACCCTGGACGCGGTCCTGCACGAGGACGTCTCCCGGCCCCGCGTGCAGCTCCTGGTCAACGGTCTGAAGGTGACCGCCTCCGAGCAGTGCCACGCGGCGGTGCAGGAACTGGTGGACGCGGTCGGGCTGCGCCACGGCTACCTGCGGGACTCACCCCTCGCGCTGGAGCGCGCCCTGCGGGATCTGCGCTCGGCGAGCCTGAACTTCAGCAACGACCGGCTGCTGCTGGCCGACGGCAGGCTCACCCTCCTGGATCCGGAGGTGCGTCTTGCCTGA